A window from Fibrobacter sp. UWB11 encodes these proteins:
- a CDS encoding ATPase, giving the protein MAEDLQALMERIQKDAVEKAELAANEIISKAKDKAAEIVRAAEDEAKVKLENADKEAQAFTERSERTLEQSARDLLLSVGKNLEKMILDLLNLQVEKSLDESTVKNMLLTVAKSYTSDIEIDFSEADAKALSSFVMGEFAKQLKAGVKVESDKGVKFGFRVKLDGGKVSHEFTEAAMAESLSALLRPQLSKIVNKAAQGK; this is encoded by the coding sequence ATGGCAGAAGATTTGCAAGCCCTTATGGAACGCATCCAGAAGGATGCTGTCGAAAAGGCAGAACTCGCAGCAAATGAAATTATTTCTAAGGCAAAGGACAAGGCCGCCGAAATTGTCAGGGCCGCCGAAGACGAAGCCAAAGTTAAACTCGAAAATGCCGACAAGGAAGCTCAAGCATTTACAGAACGTAGCGAACGTACCTTGGAACAGTCCGCCCGCGATTTGCTCCTCTCGGTAGGCAAGAATCTCGAAAAAATGATTCTTGATCTTCTCAATCTCCAAGTTGAAAAATCTCTTGATGAATCGACTGTGAAGAACATGCTTCTCACGGTGGCAAAGAGCTACACTTCCGATATCGAAATCGATTTTTCCGAAGCCGATGCCAAGGCTCTTTCTAGCTTTGTCATGGGTGAATTTGCAAAACAGCTCAAGGCTGGTGTAAAGGTCGAAAGCGATAAGGGCGTCAAGTTTGGCTTCCGCGTTAAGCTCGATGGCGGCAAGGTCAGCCACGAATTCACCGAAGCTGCAATGGCTGAATCCCTTTCTGCTTTGCTCAGACCGCAACTTTCTAAGATTGTAAACAAGGCCGCCCAGGGCAAATAA
- a CDS encoding V-type ATP synthase subunit A gives MASIGKITGVNGNLIRVKFESAVSQNEVAYAKLVSKNNEGKAEIIPLKSEVIRIRGDYAELQVFEDTTGLKAGDEVEFTGELLSVELGPGLLTQVFDGLQNPLPKLADECGFFLQRGKYLKALPRDTKWAFTPVAKVGDVVVAGDTIGTVPEGVFAHRIMVPFKLLGKWTVDYITPAGDRVVEDVVAKLKNDKGESVDVTMVQTWPVKMPIKAYEERLRPSKPLTMQQRIIDTFFPVMQGGTFCTPGPFGAGKTVLQQLMSRYADVDIVILAACGERAGEVVETLREFPELIDPRTGKSLMERTLIICNTSSMPVAAREASVYTGVTLAEYYRQMGLNVLLLADSTSRWAQALREMSGRLEEIPGEEAFPAYLESVIASFYERGGVVRLKDGSTGSVTICGSVSPAGGNFEEPVTQATLKVVGAFLGLSRERSDQRRFPAIHPLDSWSKYEGIIDSKKVAEARTILANGVDVNNMMKVVGEEGTSIEDFIVYLKSEYLDAVYLQQDAYNEIDAACSADRQKYVFDRIYTILKTPMTFAEKDVARTFFLKLTQATKDWNRVAFDSQEFKDLESSIFASVKEVSLNA, from the coding sequence ATGGCTAGTATCGGAAAAATAACCGGCGTCAACGGAAACTTGATTCGTGTAAAGTTCGAAAGCGCCGTTTCCCAGAACGAAGTGGCTTATGCAAAGCTTGTTTCGAAGAACAATGAAGGTAAGGCTGAAATCATTCCTCTCAAGAGCGAAGTGATTCGTATTCGTGGTGATTACGCTGAACTCCAGGTATTCGAAGATACGACTGGCCTCAAGGCTGGCGACGAAGTCGAATTTACCGGAGAACTTCTTTCTGTTGAACTTGGCCCAGGCCTCCTCACTCAAGTGTTTGACGGTCTTCAGAACCCGCTGCCGAAGCTAGCTGACGAATGTGGCTTTTTCTTGCAGCGCGGTAAGTACTTGAAGGCTCTCCCGCGCGATACCAAGTGGGCTTTTACGCCAGTCGCTAAAGTGGGCGATGTGGTTGTTGCCGGTGATACTATCGGTACGGTTCCCGAAGGTGTTTTTGCACACCGCATCATGGTGCCGTTCAAGCTCCTTGGCAAGTGGACTGTTGATTATATCACTCCGGCTGGTGACCGTGTTGTCGAAGATGTGGTTGCCAAGCTCAAAAACGATAAGGGCGAATCTGTTGACGTGACGATGGTGCAGACCTGGCCGGTGAAGATGCCTATCAAGGCTTATGAAGAACGCCTCCGCCCGTCCAAGCCGCTTACCATGCAGCAGCGCATTATCGATACGTTCTTCCCTGTGATGCAGGGCGGTACGTTCTGTACGCCGGGTCCATTCGGTGCCGGTAAGACCGTGCTCCAGCAGCTCATGAGCCGTTATGCCGACGTGGACATCGTGATTTTGGCCGCTTGCGGTGAACGTGCTGGTGAAGTGGTGGAAACCCTTCGCGAATTCCCGGAATTGATTGACCCGCGTACGGGCAAGTCCTTGATGGAACGTACGCTTATCATTTGTAATACTTCTTCGATGCCGGTGGCTGCTCGTGAAGCTTCCGTTTATACCGGCGTGACGCTTGCTGAATACTACCGTCAGATGGGCCTCAACGTGCTCTTGCTTGCTGACTCTACTTCTCGTTGGGCTCAGGCTCTGCGTGAAATGAGTGGCCGTTTGGAAGAAATTCCGGGCGAAGAAGCATTCCCGGCTTACCTAGAATCTGTGATTGCATCGTTCTACGAACGTGGTGGCGTTGTCCGTCTCAAGGACGGTTCGACCGGTTCTGTAACGATTTGCGGTTCCGTTTCTCCGGCAGGTGGTAACTTCGAAGAACCGGTGACCCAGGCAACCCTTAAGGTGGTGGGCGCATTCCTCGGCCTTAGCCGTGAACGTTCTGACCAACGCCGCTTCCCGGCTATCCATCCGCTTGATTCTTGGTCTAAGTACGAAGGCATTATCGATTCGAAGAAAGTGGCCGAAGCTCGCACCATTCTCGCAAACGGCGTGGATGTGAACAACATGATGAAGGTTGTGGGCGAAGAAGGTACTTCCATCGAAGACTTTATTGTTTATTTGAAATCCGAATACTTGGATGCAGTTTATCTGCAGCAGGACGCTTATAATGAAATCGACGCCGCTTGCTCTGCAGATCGTCAGAAGTACGTGTTCGATAGAATTTATACCATCCTTAAGACTCCGATGACATTTGCCGAAAAGGATGTTGCTCGTACGTTCTTCCTCAAGCTTACGCAGGCTACCAAGGACTGGAACCGCGTGGCATTTGACAGCCAGGAATTCAAGGATCTCGAATCCAGTATCTTTGCTTCCGTGAAGGAGGTTTCTCTCAATGCATAA
- a CDS encoding V-type ATP synthase subunit B, with translation MHNVAYHRIERIAGSVITLRAEGVANQELAQVTSSFGTSLARVIRIDGDLVDLQVFAGARGISTDSEVRFLGEPMKVPYSEALLGRVFNGAGKPRDNGPEVDGERITIGGPSVNPARRIIPKTMVRTGIPMIDVFNTLVVSQKLPIFSIAGEPYNELLARIALQAEVDVIILGGMGLKHDDYLYLKDYLEKNGALSRTVMFMHTASDPIVECLLVPDASLAVAEKFATEGKNVLVLLTDMTNFADAMKEIAITMEQIPSNRGYPGDLYSQLASRYEKAVDFSDAGSITILAVTTMPGDDVTHPVPDNTGYITEGQFYLRKGRIEPFGSLSRLKQQVNGKTRSDHRTIMNTMIQLYASYKETLEKQSMGFNMSNWDQKLLKYGVRFEKEMMDLSVNIPLEKALDLGWEILADCFTPEETGIPTKMINEYWPKKW, from the coding sequence ATGCATAATGTTGCTTACCATCGTATTGAACGCATTGCCGGTTCTGTGATTACTTTGAGAGCCGAAGGCGTTGCTAACCAGGAACTCGCTCAGGTTACAAGTTCTTTCGGTACATCCCTTGCTCGTGTTATCCGCATCGACGGTGACCTCGTGGACTTGCAGGTGTTCGCTGGTGCTCGTGGTATTTCTACTGATTCCGAAGTGCGATTCCTTGGCGAACCGATGAAGGTTCCGTACAGTGAAGCCTTGCTTGGCCGCGTGTTTAACGGTGCAGGAAAGCCGCGTGATAACGGTCCGGAAGTCGATGGCGAACGTATTACGATTGGCGGCCCGTCTGTGAACCCGGCAAGACGTATCATCCCGAAGACGATGGTGCGTACGGGTATCCCGATGATTGACGTGTTCAACACGCTCGTGGTTTCGCAGAAGCTCCCGATTTTCTCGATTGCAGGTGAACCCTACAACGAACTTTTGGCACGTATCGCCTTGCAGGCTGAAGTCGACGTGATTATTCTCGGTGGCATGGGCCTCAAGCACGATGACTACCTCTACCTCAAGGATTACCTCGAAAAGAACGGTGCTCTTTCCCGTACGGTGATGTTCATGCATACCGCATCTGACCCGATTGTGGAATGCTTGCTCGTTCCGGATGCATCTTTGGCTGTTGCTGAAAAGTTTGCAACCGAAGGCAAGAACGTGCTTGTGCTCCTCACGGACATGACGAACTTTGCCGACGCCATGAAGGAAATCGCTATTACGATGGAACAGATTCCGTCTAACCGTGGTTATCCTGGCGACCTTTACTCTCAGCTCGCAAGCCGTTACGAAAAGGCTGTGGACTTTAGCGATGCTGGTTCTATCACGATTTTGGCTGTGACCACCATGCCGGGCGACGACGTGACGCACCCGGTTCCGGACAACACCGGTTATATTACCGAAGGTCAGTTCTACTTGCGCAAGGGCCGTATCGAACCGTTCGGTTCTTTGAGCCGCTTGAAGCAGCAGGTGAACGGTAAGACTCGTAGCGACCATCGTACCATCATGAACACCATGATTCAGTTGTACGCAAGCTACAAGGAAACCTTGGAAAAGCAGTCCATGGGCTTCAACATGAGTAACTGGGACCAGAAACTCTTGAAGTACGGTGTGCGCTTCGAAAAGGAAATGATGGACCTTTCCGTGAACATCCCTCTAGAAAAGGCTTTGGACCTTGGCTGGGAAATTCTTGCCGACTGCTTCACTCCTGAAGAAACCGGTATCCCGACCAAGATGATCAACGAATACTGGCCGAAGAAGTGGTAA
- a CDS encoding V-type ATP synthase subunit D has product MAKVKLTKNALKAERDALKRFQRYLPTLLLKKQQLQMEMRTLQEKVMAKREEEDKLRKSMASWISLFAEPIEWDKYLSVKSVEQGEGNIAGVRIPTFSGVEFNVNIPDFFTTPVWLDDGIRSLQGLISLRLERRVLEKQYELLSKELRTTSQRVNLFEKVKIPESKDNIRKINIFLGDQQTSGVARSKLAKGKATAKALALDAQSKEVAA; this is encoded by the coding sequence ATGGCTAAGGTCAAGTTAACTAAAAACGCCCTCAAGGCGGAACGTGACGCGTTGAAGCGCTTCCAGCGCTATCTGCCGACGTTGCTTTTGAAGAAGCAACAGTTGCAGATGGAAATGCGTACGCTCCAGGAGAAGGTGATGGCGAAACGCGAAGAAGAGGATAAGCTCCGCAAGAGCATGGCTTCGTGGATTTCGCTTTTTGCCGAACCCATTGAGTGGGATAAGTATCTCTCGGTGAAGAGCGTCGAACAGGGCGAAGGTAACATCGCCGGTGTGCGCATCCCGACGTTTAGCGGCGTTGAGTTCAACGTGAACATTCCGGATTTCTTTACGACTCCGGTGTGGCTCGACGATGGTATCCGTAGCTTGCAAGGTCTCATTTCCTTGCGCTTGGAACGCCGCGTGCTCGAAAAACAGTACGAACTTCTTTCCAAGGAACTCCGTACCACAAGCCAGCGCGTGAACCTGTTCGAAAAGGTCAAGATTCCCGAGTCTAAGGATAACATCCGTAAAATCAATATTTTCTTGGGTGACCAGCAGACAAGCGGTGTGGCCCGTAGTAAGCTTGCCAAGGGCAAGGCTACGGCTAAGGCGCTTGCGCTTGATGCCCAGAGTAAGGAGGTTGCCGCATGA
- a CDS encoding V-type ATP synthase subunit I, whose product MITPMKKVTILTLASHKEETLKALREMEIIHLTPLQNAVGVSVNGAKGAVARVQKAMEVVPDKLRKGVTPAEKGASGVTLVEEIQSLISEKKNAEIQLEQAGEELAKLGAFENLDPRTVKELAEKGIFVRLYLADTSKDPFEVDGECAYKHVFAKDENGSYIAVINKGDAPAKVTGSFTEIAMPLKSLEEYRQIEEEAKTTISAVDERFAQLASVKDELESRLLEVTDRYNLVEASASMLQNKEIAALQGFCPEPRIAEIKAAAKANGWGIRVEDPTDEDNIPTLLGYNKLSRPMQCLYDIIGIAPGYNEVDVSSVFLCFFSIFFAMIVGDMAYGLLFLGIAIFARTKMPKASSAGFHFVYLMSWATIIWGAINANFLGLTPELAGWSYYLDIANYNFLPEGVRNVLYWIRSSAPTDPTRFEAYKQFCETFTFLPASFVPKVAGASQMQHIQLFCFCIAVVHLSIAHAWNVVVRLKRKSSTFMAQVGWLMGAWVMFFLACNMVLGIDMPKFVIPMFIVEVVLLVLFTVPPSRLKQDFISIPMLVLDIVNSFTDVISYIRLFAVGMSGAAIAEAFNDMLSPLFGSAVGVAGAALVLLGVHGLNIALAVMGVAVHAVRLNTLEFSNGLGLEWSGFAFTPFAKQKN is encoded by the coding sequence ATGATTACTCCTATGAAGAAGGTGACCATTCTTACGCTTGCAAGCCATAAGGAAGAAACTCTTAAGGCTCTGCGCGAAATGGAGATTATCCATTTGACTCCGCTCCAGAACGCTGTTGGTGTTTCTGTGAACGGGGCGAAGGGTGCTGTAGCTCGCGTGCAGAAGGCAATGGAAGTTGTTCCTGACAAACTCCGTAAAGGTGTAACGCCTGCGGAAAAAGGCGCAAGTGGTGTAACGCTTGTCGAAGAAATCCAGTCGCTTATTTCGGAAAAGAAAAATGCCGAAATTCAGCTGGAACAGGCCGGAGAAGAACTTGCAAAGCTCGGTGCATTTGAAAACCTTGATCCAAGAACCGTGAAGGAACTTGCTGAAAAGGGCATTTTTGTGCGCCTCTATCTTGCTGATACTTCGAAAGATCCTTTTGAAGTCGATGGCGAATGTGCTTACAAGCATGTCTTTGCCAAGGATGAGAATGGCTCATATATTGCAGTAATCAATAAGGGCGATGCACCTGCCAAGGTGACGGGTTCGTTTACCGAAATTGCGATGCCTCTCAAGTCTCTCGAAGAATATCGACAGATTGAAGAAGAAGCTAAGACGACGATTTCGGCTGTCGATGAACGTTTTGCTCAGCTTGCTTCTGTGAAGGACGAACTTGAATCGCGCCTTTTGGAAGTGACGGACCGTTACAATCTCGTTGAAGCTTCTGCAAGCATGCTCCAGAATAAGGAAATCGCAGCCCTCCAAGGGTTCTGCCCGGAGCCGCGTATTGCCGAAATCAAGGCCGCCGCAAAGGCGAACGGCTGGGGCATCCGCGTTGAAGACCCGACGGACGAAGACAACATCCCGACACTTCTCGGCTACAACAAGCTTTCGCGCCCGATGCAGTGCCTCTATGACATCATTGGCATTGCGCCTGGCTACAATGAAGTTGACGTGAGCTCTGTGTTCCTCTGCTTCTTTAGCATTTTCTTTGCGATGATTGTGGGCGATATGGCGTACGGCCTGTTGTTCCTCGGTATTGCTATTTTTGCTCGCACGAAAATGCCGAAGGCAAGTAGTGCCGGATTCCACTTTGTGTATTTGATGAGCTGGGCGACTATCATCTGGGGCGCCATCAATGCAAACTTCCTCGGACTGACTCCGGAACTTGCAGGGTGGAGCTACTACCTCGATATCGCTAACTATAACTTTTTACCGGAAGGCGTGCGCAATGTGCTTTACTGGATTCGCAGCTCTGCTCCGACGGATCCGACGCGCTTTGAAGCATACAAACAGTTCTGCGAGACGTTTACGTTCTTGCCCGCTAGCTTTGTGCCGAAGGTGGCAGGGGCATCCCAGATGCAGCATATCCAGCTGTTCTGCTTCTGCATTGCCGTTGTGCATTTGAGTATCGCTCATGCGTGGAATGTCGTTGTGCGCCTCAAGCGCAAGTCTTCGACGTTCATGGCGCAGGTGGGCTGGCTCATGGGCGCTTGGGTCATGTTCTTCCTTGCATGCAACATGGTGCTTGGAATTGACATGCCGAAGTTCGTCATCCCGATGTTCATCGTGGAAGTCGTGCTTCTCGTGCTCTTTACGGTGCCGCCTAGCCGCCTCAAACAGGACTTCATCAGCATTCCGATGCTCGTGCTCGACATCGTGAACAGCTTCACCGATGTCATCAGCTATATCCGTCTGTTTGCTGTGGGTATGTCTGGTGCCGCAATCGCAGAAGCGTTCAATGACATGCTTTCGCCGCTGTTTGGCTCTGCCGTGGGTGTTGCCGGTGCAGCTCTAGTTCTTTTGGGCGTTCATGGTCTGAACATTGCTCTTGCCGTGATGGGCGTTGCAGTGCATGCCGTACGTCTTAACACACTCGAATTTTCAAATGGACTTGGCCTTGAGTGGAGTGGCTTTGCCTTTACTCCTTTCGCCAAGCAAAAAAATTAA
- a CDS encoding V-type ATP synthase subunit K (produces ATP from ADP in the presence of a proton gradient across the membrane; the K subunit is a nonenzymatic component which binds the dimeric form by interacting with the G and E subunits), with product MEPNTMVTLAKMGAAAALGIAAMGSALGCGTAGMSAITMWKKAYAQGKSALFTLLVFVGAPISQTIYGMLLMNFILDAAKASDFTNWGGCLGAGIFGGLGMMASAWYQGKSAAVACDALGETGKGMVNYLMVLGIVETVALFVLVFSMMVLH from the coding sequence ATGGAACCGAATACAATGGTGACTCTCGCTAAAATGGGTGCTGCAGCTGCGCTTGGCATTGCGGCTATGGGCTCTGCCCTTGGTTGCGGAACGGCTGGTATGTCTGCTATCACGATGTGGAAGAAGGCTTACGCTCAGGGTAAGTCTGCTCTCTTTACACTCCTCGTGTTCGTTGGTGCCCCGATTTCCCAGACGATTTACGGCATGCTTCTTATGAACTTTATCTTGGATGCTGCAAAGGCAAGTGACTTTACGAACTGGGGCGGTTGCCTCGGTGCTGGTATCTTCGGTGGCCTCGGCATGATGGCTTCTGCTTGGTACCAGGGCAAGTCTGCTGCTGTGGCTTGCGATGCTCTCGGTGAAACCGGCAAGGGCATGGTGAACTACTTGATGGTTCTCGGTATCGTCGAAACCGTCGCTTTGTTCGTGCTCGTGTTCTCCATGATGGTGCTTCATTAA
- a CDS encoding V-type ATP synthase subunit K (produces ATP from ADP in the presence of a proton gradient across the membrane; the K subunit is a nonenzymatic component which binds the dimeric form by interacting with the G and E subunits) — protein sequence MDQTQFLTLAKLGAVAALGLAAVGSALGCGTAGMAAIGAWKKAYLKGKNALFTLLIFVGAPIAQTIYGMLLMMFILNKSQAAPGNWAAYLGVGIFGGIGMMASAWYVGKSAADACNALGETGKGLVNYLMVLGVGETVALFVMVFSMMLVS from the coding sequence ATGGATCAAACACAATTTCTGACGCTCGCAAAACTCGGTGCGGTGGCGGCTCTTGGCCTTGCTGCCGTGGGTTCTGCGCTGGGCTGCGGGACTGCCGGCATGGCGGCCATCGGAGCTTGGAAAAAGGCGTATCTCAAGGGTAAAAACGCGCTATTTACGCTGCTCATTTTCGTGGGCGCTCCGATTGCGCAGACGATTTACGGCATGCTCCTGATGATGTTCATCTTGAACAAGTCGCAGGCTGCTCCGGGCAACTGGGCTGCTTACCTTGGCGTAGGCATCTTCGGTGGCATCGGCATGATGGCTAGCGCTTGGTACGTGGGCAAGTCCGCTGCTGACGCTTGCAACGCTCTTGGCGAAACAGGCAAGGGTCTCGTGAACTACCTCATGGTGCTCGGCGTGGGCGAAACCGTCGCGCTGTTCGTCATGGTGTTCTCGATGATGCTTGTGTCGTAG
- a CDS encoding aminoglycoside phosphotransferase family protein, with amino-acid sequence MQNDSIQISPSIHEYLLTHGYTENFSVTPIAGAGSGRRYFRIADGERKSVLQVSAEVNDDFKHFVEYSKTFREYGLPVPRVYCVDEATCQVLQEDLGKRSLLDEAYPNGSNVLSGSVRILYPEVIDALIQWQNASHQLFSHHTEIWLRRFDFAALKWETDYFTENYLKLYKGIEEIPESVRNFYSLVAVSVEAQTKVLMHRDFQSQNIMIRPNSEVAFVDFQGARRGSMFYDIASLLWDPYVSLPLPMIKDFFEYWRGLYRGTRIYTKDDAWEGFVHASLQRLMQALGAYCFLSKVKKIDKFEQYIEPGKAQLRVLFGEFKQIAKATDPEVFKFMDWALQ; translated from the coding sequence ATGCAAAACGATTCTATTCAAATTTCTCCGAGTATTCATGAGTACCTTTTGACTCATGGTTATACTGAAAATTTTTCTGTGACTCCCATTGCCGGTGCCGGTTCTGGAAGGCGTTATTTCCGTATTGCCGATGGCGAACGTAAGAGTGTCTTGCAGGTTAGTGCCGAGGTTAATGACGATTTCAAGCATTTTGTCGAATATTCCAAGACTTTCAGGGAATATGGTTTGCCGGTTCCGCGCGTTTATTGTGTCGATGAAGCGACATGCCAAGTATTGCAAGAAGATTTGGGCAAACGTAGCCTTTTGGACGAAGCGTACCCGAACGGGAGCAATGTGCTTTCGGGGAGTGTCCGCATTTTGTATCCGGAAGTGATTGATGCACTTATCCAGTGGCAAAATGCAAGCCATCAGCTGTTCAGCCACCATACTGAAATTTGGCTGCGTCGCTTTGATTTTGCGGCTCTTAAGTGGGAAACTGATTACTTTACTGAAAATTATCTAAAGCTCTACAAGGGAATCGAAGAGATTCCGGAGTCGGTGCGAAACTTCTATTCGTTGGTGGCGGTTTCTGTTGAAGCTCAGACGAAGGTCTTGATGCACCGCGATTTTCAGAGCCAGAATATCATGATTCGCCCGAATTCCGAAGTGGCTTTCGTTGATTTCCAAGGTGCTCGCCGCGGTTCCATGTTCTATGATATCGCATCGCTCTTGTGGGATCCGTATGTTAGCCTTCCGCTTCCGATGATCAAGGATTTCTTTGAATATTGGCGCGGCCTGTATCGCGGAACTCGAATTTATACGAAGGACGATGCTTGGGAAGGCTTTGTGCATGCTAGCTTGCAGCGCTTGATGCAGGCTCTTGGTGCTTATTGCTTCCTCTCGAAGGTGAAGAAGATTGATAAGTTCGAACAGTACATTGAACCGGGCAAGGCTCAGCTCCGTGTGCTGTTTGGCGAATTCAAGCAGATTGCCAAGGCTACTGACCCTGAAGTGTTCAAGTTCATGGATTGGGCCTTGCAGTAA
- a CDS encoding PTS sugar transporter subunit IIA, producing MAPIYTRIYAQPVEFNRALGYAYDALVNGPYKFDAMSTWKGLSERVAQGIYMGQGLLLPHTRVSGLQGPLMAFVVAKEGITGIKTRNEELAQFMCVLLSPAESAMAHTVAIANVAKLLLNPEWKEKVLAATDEEMLKKMF from the coding sequence ATGGCTCCGATATATACGCGTATTTACGCACAGCCGGTTGAATTCAACCGAGCTCTGGGTTACGCTTACGACGCTCTTGTGAATGGTCCTTATAAGTTTGACGCCATGTCGACTTGGAAGGGCCTTTCGGAGCGTGTTGCTCAGGGCATTTATATGGGGCAGGGGCTGTTGCTCCCGCATACACGCGTTTCTGGTTTGCAGGGGCCGCTAATGGCTTTTGTCGTTGCGAAAGAAGGCATTACGGGAATTAAAACTCGTAATGAAGAACTTGCGCAGTTTATGTGCGTGCTCCTTTCACCTGCGGAATCAGCAATGGCGCATACGGTTGCGATTGCAAATGTGGCAAAGCTTCTGTTGAATCCCGAGTGGAAAGAAAAAGTCCTCGCCGCAACTGACGAGGAAATGTTGAAAAAAATGTTTTAA
- a CDS encoding capsule assembly Wzi family protein, which translates to MQTWQKSAIALSLIFGSTLDSWASPTHSVDMPRHITFADSSHEKELTINAQLLDSVVVTNLSKAKTHYDNSTSIRLFANGKFTEAFHFDARVKVNTDYTNRYINFNYYNPDEGLPYNKQSEKKRTWDLFGANVSYSLKPVELLAGFDYLEWGPARRNHVILRGERNIYRPWQDSSSRIPDAAPTPYFGYQFTLGPIEYTQYAAKIYEKKNFGKYFHAHRLNLNLPKDIQFGISETSLYGTTIEAAGSNPNPDSDSTGREFEWAYVIPFIPYVFQEHLQGDQDNISLAFDLSVKTLPNWEFYAELLWDDMKSPTSMFDDSWWGNKWATTLGVARDNIVIGPANLGWMFEYTRIEPWVYTHHKGRGYTYASYAQSLGSDLGPNSQEIHTEVSATYDFLKATLFFGAVAKDTAFGGHINDLHTPESDMDKKFLSKKTTVRYKELGFDLAATPWDWFSFRCSYTRFFGDYKGYRTYAVGSLQW; encoded by the coding sequence ATGCAAACGTGGCAAAAATCGGCAATCGCCCTTAGCCTTATCTTCGGGTCAACTCTTGATAGCTGGGCAAGCCCGACACATTCGGTCGATATGCCACGTCACATCACATTTGCAGACTCCTCGCACGAAAAAGAGCTTACCATCAACGCGCAGCTCTTGGATTCCGTTGTTGTAACGAATCTTTCGAAAGCAAAAACGCATTATGACAATTCCACGTCCATACGCCTTTTTGCCAATGGAAAATTCACGGAAGCCTTCCACTTCGATGCACGCGTTAAAGTCAATACGGACTATACAAACCGCTACATCAACTTTAACTACTACAACCCAGACGAAGGCCTCCCCTACAACAAGCAAAGCGAAAAAAAACGTACATGGGATTTGTTCGGAGCAAACGTAAGTTACAGTCTTAAGCCCGTAGAACTCCTCGCTGGATTTGACTACCTCGAATGGGGCCCCGCCCGCCGTAATCATGTGATTCTGCGAGGCGAACGCAACATCTACCGTCCATGGCAAGACAGTTCTAGTCGCATTCCCGATGCAGCCCCCACACCGTACTTCGGTTACCAATTTACACTTGGGCCGATTGAATATACGCAGTACGCCGCCAAAATCTACGAAAAGAAAAACTTCGGCAAATATTTCCATGCCCATCGCCTCAACTTGAATCTTCCCAAAGACATTCAGTTCGGCATTTCCGAAACCTCGCTTTACGGCACAACAATCGAAGCGGCAGGTTCCAATCCAAACCCCGACAGCGATAGTACGGGCCGCGAATTCGAATGGGCCTACGTCATTCCGTTCATTCCCTACGTTTTCCAGGAACACTTGCAGGGCGACCAAGACAATATCTCGCTTGCATTTGACTTGAGCGTCAAGACGTTACCGAATTGGGAATTCTACGCAGAACTCTTGTGGGACGACATGAAATCCCCGACAAGCATGTTCGATGATTCCTGGTGGGGCAACAAATGGGCAACAACACTTGGCGTTGCCCGCGACAATATCGTTATCGGCCCCGCAAATCTAGGCTGGATGTTCGAATACACACGAATTGAGCCTTGGGTCTATACGCACCACAAAGGACGCGGCTACACTTATGCAAGCTACGCCCAAAGCCTCGGTAGCGACCTCGGCCCGAACAGCCAAGAAATCCACACCGAAGTCAGCGCCACCTACGATTTCCTCAAGGCAACGCTCTTCTTTGGCGCTGTCGCCAAAGACACCGCCTTCGGCGGGCACATCAATGACCTCCATACGCCAGAAAGCGATATGGACAAGAAGTTCCTCAGCAAAAAAACAACCGTGCGTTACAAGGAACTCGGTTTTGATTTAGCAGCAACTCCATGGGACTGGTTCAGCTTCAGATGCAGCTACACCCGTTTCTTCGGAGACTATAAAGGCTACCGCACTTACGCCGTCGGTAGCCTCCAATGGTGA